In Salvelinus alpinus unplaced genomic scaffold, SLU_Salpinus.1 scaffold_40, whole genome shotgun sequence, a single genomic region encodes these proteins:
- the LOC139567001 gene encoding zinc finger protein ZFP2-like — MSSLSYSPPAKEEVVCWTEKEAFVKEEDEEEAVTIQKQVEGEVVTVKKEEKDVSVKEEEDAFRVKEEEAEKEVTVKEEEEKEEDAVFGVKEEEGEMTVTLEEEEEVGDLFNTRERCDYHGSSGEPQQHHDAEEAKKSLSGSEHLKKHQQRPTGKKSHCCSDCGKRCKYSSYLKIHQRVHTGEKPYSCDQCGKSFTQSSALKSHLKLHTGEKPFSCDQCGKRFIKSSNLTVHQRKHTGNKYFSCNQCVKSFITSRDLTVHQRTHTGEKPYSCDQCGKSFITSSHLTRHQRVHTGEKPFHCSDCGKRFSTSQILKMHQKTQTGEKSFSCAQCGKRFTQSSSLISHSKLHTGEKPFICDQCGKRFINSSNLTVHQRKHTGEKPYSCDQCGKSYITSSHLTIHQRRHTGEKLHHCSDCGKSFSTSHTLKMHQKTHTGEKSYSCDQCGKSFTQSSSLKSHHKLHTGEKSFSCDQCGKSFTTSSYLTIHQRRHTGEKPYSCVQCGKRYSDKSYLIKHQKIHT; from the exons atgagttcactaagttactctcctcctgctaaagaagaggtggtctgctggacggagaaagaagctttcgtgaaagaggaggacgaagaggaggctgttacaatacaaaaacaagtagagggtgaggttgTTACCGTGaaaaaagaagagaaagacgtttcagtgaaagaagaggaagacgcgttcagagtgaaagaggaggaggcagagaaagaggttacagtaaaagaagaggaagagaaagaggaggatgccgtttttggagtgaaggaggaggagggagagatgactgtcacattggaggaagaggaggaggttggagatctgtttaacacca gagagagatgtgactatcatggatcctctggggagcctcaacaacatcatgatgctgaGGAGGCAAAGAAGAGTCTCTCcggatcagaacacctcaagaaacaccagcagagacccacagggaagaaatctcattgctgctctgactgtgggaaacgTTGCAAATATTCATCATACCTTAAAATACACCAGcgagtacacacaggagagaaaccttatagctgtgatcaatgtgggaagagttttactcagtcaagcGCCCTGAAATCCCACCTAAaactacacacaggagagaaaccttttagctgtgatcaatgtgggaagagatttatTAAGTCTAGCAATCTGACAGtacaccagagaaaacacacaggaaaTAAATATTTTAGTTGTAATCAATGTGTGAAAAGTTTTATTACATCTAGagatctgactgtacaccagagaacacacacaggagagaaaccttatagctgtgatcagtgtgggaagagttttattacatctagccatctgactagacaccagcgagtacacacaggagagaaaccattccACTGTTCAGATTGTGGAAAAAGATTCTCAACTTCACAGATTTTGAAGATGCACCAGAAAACACAAACAGGAGAGAAATCGTTtagctgtgctcaatgtgggaagagatttacTCAGTCAAGCTCCCTGATATCACACAGTAaactacacacaggagagaaaccttttatctgtgatcaatgtgggaagagatttatTAATTCTAGCAATCTGACAGtacaccagagaaaacacacaggagagaaaccttatagctgtgatcagtgtgggaaaagttatattacatctagccatctgactatacaccagcggagacacacaggagagaaacttcACCACTGTTCAGATTGTGGAAAAAGCTTTTCAACTTCACATACTTTGAAGATgcaccagaaaacacacacaggagagaaatcttatagctgtgatcaatgtgggaagagttttactcagtcaagcTCCCTGAAATCCCACCATAaactacacacaggagagaaatcttttagctgtgatcaatgtgggaagagttttactacatctagctatctgactatacaccagcggagacacacaggagagaaaccttatagctgtgttcaatgtgggaagagatactctgataaaagttatctgatcaaacatcagaaaatacatacatga